The Manis javanica isolate MJ-LG chromosome 6, MJ_LKY, whole genome shotgun sequence genome contains a region encoding:
- the LOC118974142 gene encoding uncharacterized protein → MKSSENNGYFDSSNGRPFYVQAMAQHPYLSPWYQHPIYHPFSAPGAGVRYGSVYFPYAVMLSEYPGFLIPQSLLSTVNRGPVFYNTPHFQHYNGCGKEKKISQTECQKSKNMNEKQDNHSEGDGHDIGRVASVPSTNTDRETDNIPEETRGALSCVAQKRELHGKSPGDESLQGSAPQRSCASEGEKMRMEEGKGSPVIQFWKSLKETVRLYDLAYGKSMPENGEQHSGISQSSCEGGDVLDNPREADEGIAHKDDHRAGQLEQCLVRCEMLKAGSLMDMNLNKAGQVLSSPGEVKDRSQIHKTVNSNTSQSAGGGGQYQQEKPFCSSNEGVKDLSLHSKCQTPHYVEGRMGTCSGDLGSLWKVVDEVVESNSYPEVCVSPAAWSAQFNKIGEGIQCDRSWWHEMEQKSLGSSPESRKGTVDSGGSRDLDIYQVMLSDSYPEMCTYSPPRSPQTNRVHEGIQCCRCCCHGMEQRSLGSSPESSGKGTEESGGSRDLDEYEVLESDSRIDWGARSSAWLAQMNRVHEGIQCCRCCCHGMEQKSPGSSPESSGKGTEESGGSRDLDEYEVLEGDSCTDGCALSPAWSTQVNRVREGIQCGRCCCHGMEQRSPGSSPESSGKGTEESGGSRDLDEYEVLEGDSCTDGCALSPAWSTQVNRVREGIQCGRCCCHGMEQRSPGSSPESSGKGTEESGGSRDLDEYEVLEGDSCTDGCALSPAWSTQVNRTHEGIQCCRCCCHGMEQRSPGSSARSSGKRTEESGGSRDLDEYEVESDSYSEMCVPSPTMSAPPSCVDVGIMCNISLCQGEDVLANLKETALIGEGPLPYCRRKGSGRSVRSRELVGDEVVERKSYPESCGPSPTWSARFNKVDEGIQCELSSQHDAELEKSSEQMLSADEESSAGCKMKGSREKSVRNRKVNTDETAEVYNESFKKSAKVKKVLKGRELQALSSFSNGRAVDVLKKNAALNTVLPKDSEDGELEEGGEDEMDEVECLLEASPDSPLTSSRGKFYGKAGRISRMPPESSVPQLPVWPTGNEYKAKHGHYGSIPVVCKATGPDGCEINCGRLRMECTVAKREGLESRRASCGPVQCNCERSKTKAPYKVTSKQRDWEQ, encoded by the coding sequence GTGTCAGATATGGAAGTGTGTATTTTCCATATGCAGTGATGCTCAGCGAATATCCTGGCTTTCTCATACCTCAGTCCCTGTTGTCTACAGTTAACAGAGGACCTGTGTTTTATAACACACCACATTTCCAGCACTATAATGGctgtggaaaagaaaagaaaataagtcaaACTGAATGTCAGAAGTctaaaaacatgaatgaaaaacAAGACAACCACTCCGAAGGCGATGGCCATGACATAGGTAGGGTGGCCAGTGTCCCTAGTACTAACACTGACAGAGAAACTGACAACATTCCTGAAGAAACACGGGGGGCCTTGTCTTGTGTTGCCCAGAAGAGGGAGCTCCATGGTAAGAGCCCTGGGGATGAAAGTCTGCAGGGAAGTGCACCTCAAAGAAGCTGTGCGTCTGAGGGAGAGAAAATGAGGATGGAAGAGGGCAAAGGATCCCCCGTCATACAattctggaagagtttgaaaGAAACTGTGCGTTTGTATGACCTGGCTTACGGTAAAAGCATGCCAGAGAACGGGGAGCAGCACAGTGGGATTTCACAGAGTTCTTGTGAAGGTGGTGATGTGCTCGATAACCCTCGTGAGGCTGACGAGGGCATTGCACATAAAGATGACCACAGAGCTGGTCAGTTGGAGCAGTGCCTTGTAAGATGTGAGATGTTAAAGGCAGGATCACTCATGGACATGAACTTGAATAAAGCAGGACAGGTCCTGTCGTCTCCAGGTGAAGTTAAAGACAGAAGTCAGATCCATAAGACCGTGAACTCAAACACGTCCCAGTCTGCTGGAGGTGGCGGCCAGTACCAGCAGGAAAAGCCATTCTGCTCCAGCAACGAAGGAGTTAAGGACTTGAGCCTACACTCCAAATGCCAGACCCCCCATTATGTTGAGGGAAGAATGGGAACATGTAGTGGGGACCTTGGCTCCCTTTGGAAAGTGGTTGATGAAGTGGTAGAGAGTAATAGCTACCCAGAGGTGTGTGTCTCCCCCGCTGCCTGGTCAGCCCAGTTCAACAAGATTGGTGAAGGAATCCAGTGTGATAGGAGCTGGTGGCATGAAATGGAGCAGAAGTCCTTGGGGTCGTCACCAGAAAGTCGGAAGGGAACAGTGGATTCAGGGGGGAGTAGAGATCTGGATATATATCAAGTGATGCTGAGTGACAGCTACCCTGAGATGTGCACTTACTCGCCTCCCAGGTCACCCCAGACGAACAGGGTTCATGAAGGAATCCAGTGTTGTCGGTGCTGCTGCCATGGAATGGAGCAGAGGTCCCTGGGGTCATCACCAGAAAGTAGTGGGAAGGGAACAGAGGAGTCAGGCGGTAGTAGGGACCTGGATGAATATGAAGTGCTGGAGAGTGACAGCCGCATTGACTGGGGTGCTCGCTCTTCTGCCTGGTTAGCCCAGATGAACAGGGTTCATGAAGGAATCCAGTGTTGTCGGTGCTGCTGCCATGGAATGGAGCAGAAGTCCCCGGGGTCATCACCAGAAAGTAGTGGGAAGGGAACAGAGGAATCAGGTGGGAGTAGGGACCTGGATGAATATGAAGTGCTGGAGGGTGACAGCTGCACTGACGGGTGtgctctctctcctgcctggTCAACCCAGGTGAACAGGGTTCGTGAAGGAATCCAGTGTGGTAGGTGCTGCTGCCATGGAATGGAGCAGAGGTCCCCAGGGTCATCACCAGAAAGTAGTGGGAAGGGAACAGAGGAATCAGGTGGGAGTAGGGACCTGGATGAATATGAAGTGCTGGAGGGTGACAGCTGCACTGACGGGTGtgctctctctcctgcctggTCAACCCAGGTGAACAGGGTTCGTGAAGGAATCCAGTGTGGTAGGTGCTGCTGCCATGGAATGGAGCAGAGGTCCCCGGGGTCATCACCAGAAAGTAGTGGGAAGGGAACAGAGGAATCAGGTGGGAGTAGGGACCTGGATGAATATGAAGTGCTGGAGGGTGACAGCTGCACTGACGGGTGtgctctctctcctgcctggTCAACCCAGGTGAACAGGACTCATGAAGGAATCCAGTGTTGTCGGTGCTGCTGCCATGGAATGGAGCAGAGGTCCCCGGGGTCATCAGCAAGAAGTAGTGGGAAGAGAACAGAGGAGTCAGGCGGGAGTAGGGACCTGGATGAATATGAAGTGGAGAGTGACAGCTACTCTGAGATGTGTGTCCCTTCCCCTACCATGTCGGCCCCACCCAGCTGTGTAGATGTGGGCATCATGTGCAATATAAGCTTGTGCCAGGGCGAGGACGTCTTGGCGAATCTTAAGGAAACTGCCCTCATAGGTGAAGGGCCATTGCCATACTGTAGAAGAAAGGGTTCTGGGAGGTCAGTCAGGAGTAGGGAACTGGTTGGTGATGAAGTGGTAGAGAGGAAAAGCTACCCCGAGTCGTGTGGACCCTCTCCTACTTGGTCGGCCCGGTTCAACAAGGTTGATGAAGGGATTCAATGTGAATTGAGCTCACAGCATGATGCAGAGCTAGAGAAGTCCTCTGAGCAGATGCTCTCTGCAGATGAAGAGTCCTCAGCAGGCTGCAAGATGAAGGGGTCAAGGGAAAAGTCAGTCAGGAATAGGAAAGTCAACACAGATGAGACTGCAGAGGTTTATAATGAAAGCTTCAAAAAGAGTGCAAAAGTTAAAAAGGTTCTGAAAGGCAGGGAACTCCAAGCCCTGAGCAGCTTCTCAAATGGTAGGGCAGTTGATGTGTTGAAGAAAAATGCTGCCCTGAACACCGTACTTCCCAAGGATTCAGAGGATGGTGAGTTGGAAGAGGGAGGTGAAGATGAAATGGATGAGGTAGAGTGCCTCCTTGAAGCTAGCCCAGATAGCCCTCTGACATCTTCCAGAGGAAAGTTTTATGGCAAGGCTGGTAGGATAAGCAGAATGCCGCCAGAGAGCTCTGTCCCCCAGCTTCCCGTCTGGCCCACCGGAAATGAGTACAAGGCAAAGCATGGCCACTATGGGAGCATCCCTGTGGTCTGCAAGGCGACGGGACCGGATGGCTGTGAGATCAACTGTGGCAGGCTGCGAATGGAATGTACCGTGGCCAAACGGGAGGGCTTGGAGTCCAGGAGAGCCTCCTGTGGACCAGTGCAGT